The Belonocnema kinseyi isolate 2016_QV_RU_SX_M_011 chromosome 10, B_treatae_v1, whole genome shotgun sequence genome has a window encoding:
- the LOC117181898 gene encoding trypsin 3A1-like isoform X2 produces MNTNILIILTLLVTTNAYRIHRNSSLNLPAGLNFSESDDRIIGGLYADIREFPYLVALIIFGKAACGGSIISEDWVLSAAHCLENRLIKKCLTIRSGSSTWPTGGTIHEATETILHEGYSANQHSVHNDIGLIKVNPKFQFNEYICQAIPLINAGEKTEPGTLARTGGWGRTQHDIYPEHLFKVYVPILSRKECDSYFPSPLPMGQICAGFKEGSFDSCDGDSGGPLSVGNLLVGIVSWGNGCGKPYAPGVYAEVAYYRNWIKQKTGI; encoded by the exons ATGAAcactaatattttaattattctaactcTTCTTGTTACAACGAATG CTTACCGGATTCATCGAAACTCTTCCCTCAACCTACCAGCAGGATTGAACTTCTCAGAGAGTGATGATCGCATCATAGGTGGTTTATATGCAGATATCAGAGAATTTCCTTATCTCGTAGCTCTTATAATCTTCGGAAAAGCCGCTTGTGGAGGGAGCATTATATCTGAAGATTGGGTTCTCTCTGCTGCTCATTGCTTAGAAAATCGTTTAATAAAAAAGTGCCTCACGATACGAAGTGGTTCAAGTACATGGCCAACAGGTGGTACTATTCATGAAGCAACCGAAACAATTCTTCACGAAGGGTATTCTGCGAATCAGCATTCAGTTCATAACGATATAGGCCTAATTAAAGTAAAccccaaatttcaatttaatgaatACATCTGTCAAGCAATCCCACTTATTAATGCAGGAGAGAAGACTGAGCCTGGTACTTTAGCCCGTACGGGCGGATGGGGAAGAACGCAACACGATATATATCCCGAACATCTGTTTAAAGTCTATGTTCCAATACTATCCCGTAAGGAATGCGACTCTTATTTTCCTAGCCCTTTACCAATGGGGCAAATTTGTGCTGGATTCAAGGAAGGTAGTTTTGATTCGTGTGATGGTGATTCAGGTGGTCCATTGTCAGTCGGAAATTTGCTTGTTGGAATAGTGTCTTGGGGAAATGGATGTGGTAAGCCTTATGCCCCTGGTGTCTATGCTGAGGTTGCATACTATCGGAATTGGATAAAACAAAAAACGGGAATTTGA
- the LOC117181898 gene encoding trypsin 3A1-like isoform X1, which yields MDNAIRRILKEWNLQCFINTFKTYRIHRNSSLNLPAGLNFSESDDRIIGGLYADIREFPYLVALIIFGKAACGGSIISEDWVLSAAHCLENRLIKKCLTIRSGSSTWPTGGTIHEATETILHEGYSANQHSVHNDIGLIKVNPKFQFNEYICQAIPLINAGEKTEPGTLARTGGWGRTQHDIYPEHLFKVYVPILSRKECDSYFPSPLPMGQICAGFKEGSFDSCDGDSGGPLSVGNLLVGIVSWGNGCGKPYAPGVYAEVAYYRNWIKQKTGI from the coding sequence CTTACCGGATTCATCGAAACTCTTCCCTCAACCTACCAGCAGGATTGAACTTCTCAGAGAGTGATGATCGCATCATAGGTGGTTTATATGCAGATATCAGAGAATTTCCTTATCTCGTAGCTCTTATAATCTTCGGAAAAGCCGCTTGTGGAGGGAGCATTATATCTGAAGATTGGGTTCTCTCTGCTGCTCATTGCTTAGAAAATCGTTTAATAAAAAAGTGCCTCACGATACGAAGTGGTTCAAGTACATGGCCAACAGGTGGTACTATTCATGAAGCAACCGAAACAATTCTTCACGAAGGGTATTCTGCGAATCAGCATTCAGTTCATAACGATATAGGCCTAATTAAAGTAAAccccaaatttcaatttaatgaatACATCTGTCAAGCAATCCCACTTATTAATGCAGGAGAGAAGACTGAGCCTGGTACTTTAGCCCGTACGGGCGGATGGGGAAGAACGCAACACGATATATATCCCGAACATCTGTTTAAAGTCTATGTTCCAATACTATCCCGTAAGGAATGCGACTCTTATTTTCCTAGCCCTTTACCAATGGGGCAAATTTGTGCTGGATTCAAGGAAGGTAGTTTTGATTCGTGTGATGGTGATTCAGGTGGTCCATTGTCAGTCGGAAATTTGCTTGTTGGAATAGTGTCTTGGGGAAATGGATGTGGTAAGCCTTATGCCCCTGGTGTCTATGCTGAGGTTGCATACTATCGGAATTGGATAAAACAAAAAACGGGAATTTGA